The Ruegeria sp. YS9 genome contains a region encoding:
- a CDS encoding SMP-30/gluconolactonase/LRE family protein, with protein MSTLFDDRPCELGEGPLWHPERRQLFWFDIIGKRLMTRERGTPKSWSFDEHVSAAGWVDRDTLLMASETGLWRFDLQSGKRNLITPLEADNPITRSNDGRADPWGGFWIGTMGKQAEPGAGSIYRFWKGELRRLVPDVTISNAICFAPDRSVAYFCDTATKQVRRWRLNAETGWPEGDSAVFLDLRKEGLNPDGAVIDAQGNIWIAQWGASRIAAYTADGTFLQAVAFDASHTSCPAFGGDELNTLFCTTARQGLSAEAIDSQPTNGMTFAARNAGQGQAEHKVIL; from the coding sequence ATGAGCACCCTCTTTGACGACCGCCCCTGCGAGTTGGGCGAAGGCCCGTTGTGGCATCCTGAAAGACGTCAGCTTTTCTGGTTCGATATCATCGGCAAACGTCTGATGACCCGCGAGCGGGGCACGCCAAAAAGCTGGAGCTTCGATGAACATGTCTCGGCCGCGGGCTGGGTAGACCGCGATACGCTTCTGATGGCTTCTGAAACCGGTCTTTGGCGTTTTGATTTGCAATCCGGAAAGCGGAACTTGATCACGCCTCTGGAAGCCGACAACCCCATCACCCGTTCAAACGATGGCCGCGCTGATCCTTGGGGTGGGTTTTGGATCGGAACAATGGGCAAGCAAGCGGAACCCGGGGCCGGATCAATCTATCGCTTCTGGAAAGGTGAGTTGAGACGGTTGGTTCCGGATGTAACAATCTCCAACGCGATCTGTTTTGCCCCCGATCGTTCGGTGGCCTATTTCTGCGACACCGCAACGAAACAGGTCAGACGCTGGCGTCTGAACGCCGAAACCGGTTGGCCGGAAGGCGACAGCGCAGTTTTTCTGGACTTGCGCAAAGAAGGTCTGAACCCGGATGGTGCGGTCATTGATGCCCAGGGGAATATCTGGATCGCACAATGGGGCGCCAGCCGGATCGCGGCGTACACGGCCGACGGCACATTTCTGCAGGCCGTTGCATTTGACGCATCCCATACGTCCTGCCCCGCTTTCGGGGGCGATGAACTGAATACGCTTTTTTGCACAACGGCCCGTCAGGGATTGAGCGCAGAAGCAATAGACAGCCAACCGACCAACGGCATGACCTTTGCAGCACGAAATGCAGGTCAGGGTCAGGCAGAACACAAGGTCATCTTATGA
- a CDS encoding SDR family NAD(P)-dependent oxidoreductase, translated as MTQPATFHDLNGASVYITGGGSGVGAALTDGFMAQGANVAFIGRSDASGFVEEMRDKHGRAPLFLQGDMTDTELLHATMAKAAEAHGPLNVLVNNAANDQRHTLEETTTEFWDWMIEVNLKAYYFACQEAARQMKDGGAIINFSSISYMMGNAGYPIYTTSNAGITGMTRSLARELGPRKIRVNALAPGWVLTQKQLDKWATPEDLAAHLDRQCLKEHLKPEDMIAPTLFLASRASHAMTGQCMAVDGGVVVSG; from the coding sequence ATGACCCAACCAGCTACATTCCACGATCTGAACGGGGCCTCGGTCTATATCACCGGCGGAGGCTCGGGCGTTGGTGCGGCGCTGACAGATGGATTCATGGCACAGGGGGCCAATGTGGCCTTCATTGGTCGGTCGGATGCCAGCGGGTTTGTTGAAGAGATGCGTGACAAGCACGGCCGCGCGCCGCTGTTCCTGCAAGGCGACATGACGGATACCGAACTACTGCACGCGACGATGGCCAAAGCTGCCGAAGCTCATGGCCCTTTGAACGTCTTGGTAAACAACGCAGCCAACGACCAACGTCATACGCTTGAGGAAACCACGACGGAGTTCTGGGACTGGATGATCGAGGTGAACCTGAAAGCCTATTATTTCGCGTGTCAGGAAGCCGCCCGGCAAATGAAAGATGGCGGGGCAATCATCAATTTCAGCTCGATCAGTTACATGATGGGCAATGCTGGCTATCCGATCTATACGACCTCGAATGCCGGGATTACGGGGATGACGCGGTCATTGGCACGTGAACTGGGGCCGAGAAAAATCCGGGTAAACGCACTGGCCCCCGGCTGGGTTCTGACGCAAAAACAGTTGGATAAATGGGCCACACCCGAGGATCTGGCGGCCCATTTGGACCGGCAATGTCTGAAAGAGCACCTGAAGCCCGAGGATATGATAGCACCAACACTTTTTCTGGCGTCCAGGGCCAGCCATGCGATGACCGGGCAATGTATGGCTGTTGATGGCGGCGTCGTGGTTTCGGGGTGA
- a CDS encoding IlvD/Edd family dehydratase produces the protein MTKRRSQHWYGKLDKDGFIHRSWMKNQGFPDHAFDGRPIIGICNTWSELTPCNSGLRDLAEGVKRGVWEAGGFPVEFPVMSLGETQMKPTAMLFRNLLAMDVEESIRAYGIDGVVLLGGCDKTTPGQLMGAASVDLPSIVVSSGPMLNGKYRGQDIGSGTDVWKFSEAVRAGEMTLQDFMNAESGMSRSAGVCMTMGTASTMASLVEAMGMSLPTNAALPAVDARRMALAHMTGRRIVEMVDEDLKPSDILTKEAFENAILANAAVGGSTNAVVHLLALAGRVGVDLTLKDFEIGSEIPLLVNCMPSGKYLMEDFCYAGGVPVVLNELKPFLRPAKTVLNKDISAHFEGAECFNTDVIRPFNDPVKPAAGLRVLRGNLAPNGAIVKPSAATDALLETEGEAFVFDNIEDLKANIDREDLPVTAKSILVLKGCGPKGYPGMPEVGNMPIPAKLVKEGVRDMIRISDARMSGTAYGTVILHVSPEAQAGGTLALVKTGDRIRVSARSGELELLVNENELDARRAAWQPDDPHYTRGYAKLYIDHVLQADQGADLDFLVGKDTRLVTRESH, from the coding sequence ATGACAAAACGCCGCTCACAGCATTGGTATGGAAAACTCGACAAGGATGGCTTCATCCACCGGTCGTGGATGAAAAACCAGGGCTTTCCCGACCACGCTTTTGACGGACGACCCATAATTGGCATCTGCAACACCTGGTCAGAACTGACCCCCTGCAACTCGGGCCTGCGCGACCTGGCCGAGGGCGTAAAACGCGGCGTATGGGAGGCGGGCGGCTTTCCGGTAGAGTTCCCTGTCATGTCTCTGGGCGAAACCCAGATGAAACCCACCGCGATGCTGTTCCGCAACCTGCTGGCCATGGATGTCGAAGAATCGATCCGCGCCTATGGAATCGATGGCGTGGTACTTCTGGGTGGCTGCGACAAGACCACACCGGGTCAGCTGATGGGGGCCGCTTCAGTCGATCTGCCTTCGATCGTCGTCAGTTCAGGCCCGATGCTGAACGGTAAATACCGCGGACAGGATATCGGGTCCGGCACCGATGTCTGGAAGTTTTCCGAAGCGGTGCGGGCTGGCGAAATGACCTTGCAGGACTTCATGAACGCCGAATCCGGCATGTCGCGCAGCGCGGGCGTATGCATGACCATGGGCACCGCGTCCACCATGGCGTCGCTGGTCGAAGCGATGGGGATGAGCCTGCCCACCAACGCCGCGCTTCCGGCGGTCGACGCCCGCCGCATGGCGCTGGCGCACATGACCGGCCGGCGCATCGTCGAGATGGTGGATGAAGACCTCAAACCATCGGACATCCTGACCAAAGAGGCGTTTGAAAACGCCATCCTCGCCAATGCCGCCGTTGGCGGATCGACCAATGCGGTGGTTCACCTGCTGGCGCTGGCGGGACGTGTCGGGGTTGACCTGACCCTGAAAGACTTTGAAATCGGGTCCGAAATTCCACTTCTGGTCAACTGCATGCCTTCCGGCAAGTACCTGATGGAAGACTTCTGCTATGCAGGCGGCGTGCCGGTCGTGCTGAACGAACTCAAACCCTTTCTGCGCCCGGCAAAAACGGTGCTGAACAAGGACATCTCGGCCCATTTCGAAGGGGCCGAGTGTTTCAATACGGATGTGATCCGCCCCTTCAACGACCCTGTGAAACCCGCCGCAGGTTTGCGCGTTCTGCGCGGCAACCTTGCGCCGAATGGGGCAATCGTCAAGCCTTCGGCGGCCACTGACGCGCTTCTTGAAACCGAGGGCGAGGCTTTCGTGTTCGACAACATCGAAGACCTGAAGGCCAATATCGACCGTGAAGACCTGCCAGTCACGGCCAAGAGCATTCTGGTGCTCAAGGGGTGTGGCCCCAAGGGGTATCCGGGTATGCCCGAGGTCGGCAACATGCCAATTCCGGCGAAACTGGTGAAAGAGGGTGTACGAGACATGATCCGGATCTCGGACGCCCGCATGTCGGGAACAGCATATGGCACCGTCATTTTGCATGTCAGCCCCGAAGCGCAAGCGGGTGGCACGCTGGCGCTGGTCAAAACCGGAGACCGCATCCGTGTTTCAGCCAGAAGCGGCGAACTGGAACTGCTTGTGAACGAAAACGAACTAGACGCCCGTCGCGCCGCGTGGCAACCGGATGATCCGCACTATACCCGCGGCTATGCGAAGCTTTACATCGACCACGTGCTGCAAGCGGATCAGGGGGCGGATCTGGATTTCCTTGTGGGCAAAGACACCCGCCTCGTGACCAGAGAGAGCCACTGA
- a CDS encoding ABC transporter substrate-binding protein: MYSTFKRTTAALAIGVAMAAPAAAELTGELRIFLDTSNPAPRATMEAMIERFGAQHPGLEIETTVIDREAYKTQIRNFLTADTPDVATWYAANRMKPYVEAGLFEDVSDLWAEPEIAENLASTKGALTIDGKQWGVPYTYYQWGVYYRKDIFDELGLSEPTTWEEELSNCQKIVDSGRACYTIGTKFLWTAGGWFDYLNMRTNGFDFHQQLANGEVSWEDDRVKQTFANWKQLIDMGAFIDNHQTYSWQEALPFMVNGEAAAYLMGNFAVAPLRDAGLTDDQLDFYQFVAINPDVELAEDAPTDTFHIPANASNKEAAREFLRFVVSADEQTEINNGANLGQLPVNAQSTVDDDKFLQQGFEMLSSNSPGGVAQFWDRDAPAEMAKVSMEGFQEFMVKPDNLDRILAKLERARARIYDN, from the coding sequence ATGTATTCAACTTTCAAGCGCACGACGGCTGCGCTGGCGATCGGTGTCGCGATGGCGGCACCGGCAGCTGCGGAACTCACCGGAGAGCTGCGGATCTTTCTCGACACATCAAACCCGGCGCCCCGCGCGACGATGGAAGCGATGATCGAGCGGTTCGGAGCACAGCATCCGGGGTTGGAGATCGAAACAACGGTCATCGACCGCGAAGCATACAAGACGCAGATCCGGAATTTCCTGACGGCCGACACCCCGGACGTGGCCACATGGTACGCGGCCAACCGCATGAAACCATATGTCGAGGCGGGTCTGTTCGAGGATGTGTCGGACTTGTGGGCAGAGCCTGAGATCGCCGAAAACCTCGCTTCGACCAAGGGCGCGTTGACAATAGACGGCAAGCAATGGGGCGTACCCTATACCTACTATCAGTGGGGTGTTTACTACCGCAAAGATATCTTTGATGAACTGGGTTTGAGCGAGCCGACAACCTGGGAAGAAGAACTGTCCAACTGCCAGAAAATCGTCGATTCGGGACGCGCCTGCTATACCATTGGCACCAAGTTCCTTTGGACCGCCGGTGGCTGGTTTGACTATCTGAACATGCGAACGAATGGTTTCGACTTCCACCAGCAGCTCGCCAACGGCGAAGTCAGCTGGGAAGATGACCGGGTAAAACAGACTTTCGCCAACTGGAAACAGTTGATCGACATGGGCGCCTTCATCGACAATCACCAGACATATAGCTGGCAGGAAGCCCTGCCCTTCATGGTCAATGGTGAGGCAGCGGCCTATCTGATGGGCAACTTCGCAGTGGCACCGCTTCGCGATGCGGGCCTGACAGATGACCAGCTGGATTTCTACCAGTTCGTCGCGATCAATCCCGATGTTGAGCTGGCCGAAGACGCCCCGACCGACACGTTCCACATCCCGGCCAATGCTTCGAACAAGGAAGCTGCGCGCGAATTCCTGCGTTTTGTGGTCTCTGCTGACGAACAGACCGAAATCAACAACGGCGCGAATCTCGGCCAATTGCCGGTCAACGCGCAATCTACTGTGGATGACGACAAGTTCCTGCAACAGGGCTTTGAAATGCTTTCGTCCAACAGCCCCGGTGGGGTAGCCCAGTTCTGGGACCGCGACGCGCCTGCGGAAATGGCCAAAGTGTCCATGGAAGGTTTCCAGGAATTCATGGTCAAACCCGACAACTTGGACCGGATACTGGCCAAGCTCGAACGCGCGCGCGCGCGTATTTACGATAACTGA
- a CDS encoding carbohydrate ABC transporter permease, whose amino-acid sequence MFPKPIEKQPRAAQITYQAMLPLALLLWLGPLLAVALFSVKPAADFTNANYWGMPSSFEGAFNYGQVFFNSDMPRYLLNSFMITVPTVIGAVALSCMTGFALGIYKFKSNLWIFFMFVAGNFVPFQILMVPVRDLTLQLGLYNTKTGLVLFHIAFQTGFCTLFMRNFIRALPFELIEAARVEGISEWRIFWYVVLPLMKPAIAALSVLIFTFIWNDYFWAVVLTQGAESQPVTAGITSFNAQFRAAYQLMSAGSIVAALPPVAMFFLMQKHFIAGLTLGAVK is encoded by the coding sequence ATGTTTCCCAAACCCATCGAAAAACAACCCCGCGCGGCGCAGATCACATATCAAGCCATGCTTCCATTGGCCCTTCTGTTGTGGCTGGGCCCCCTGCTGGCAGTTGCTCTTTTCTCGGTGAAACCCGCTGCTGACTTCACCAACGCGAATTACTGGGGGATGCCGTCCAGCTTTGAGGGCGCCTTCAACTATGGGCAGGTGTTCTTCAATTCGGACATGCCGCGATACCTGCTGAATTCATTCATGATCACCGTCCCTACCGTGATCGGTGCGGTGGCCCTCAGCTGCATGACCGGCTTCGCGCTTGGCATCTACAAGTTCAAGTCGAACCTCTGGATCTTTTTCATGTTCGTGGCCGGGAATTTCGTGCCCTTCCAGATCCTGATGGTGCCGGTTCGGGATCTGACCCTGCAACTTGGGCTTTATAACACAAAAACCGGGCTGGTCCTGTTCCACATCGCCTTCCAGACCGGGTTCTGCACCCTGTTCATGCGCAACTTCATCCGCGCCCTGCCCTTCGAGTTGATCGAGGCAGCACGGGTCGAAGGCATCAGCGAATGGCGCATCTTCTGGTATGTGGTCCTACCCCTGATGAAGCCCGCGATCGCCGCGCTCAGCGTGCTGATATTCACCTTCATCTGGAACGATTATTTCTGGGCCGTCGTCCTGACGCAAGGCGCAGAAAGCCAGCCTGTCACTGCCGGCATCACCAGTTTCAACGCCCAATTCCGCGCCGCTTATCAATTGATGAGCGCAGGCTCCATCGTGGCGGCTCTGCCACCGGTGGCCATGTTCTTCCTGATGCAGAAACACTTCATTGCAGGTTTGACTCTCGGAGCTGTGAAATGA
- a CDS encoding alpha-glucosidase/alpha-galactosidase encodes MTKITFIGAGSTIFMQNIVGDALLTPALADSHFALMDIDPERLAESETVARSMIRSVGAGATVSTHTDRRAALDGADFVITAFQVGGYKPCTITDFEIPKQYGLRQTIADTLGVGGIMRGLRTVPVLWDVAGDMMQLCPNATLLQYVNPMAINTWALAERFPTLKHVGLCHSVQNTVEELAHDLDLPKDEFRYKVAGVNHVAFFLKLEHQGRNLYPALRQGYHAGKFPKAPLLMPRCPNKVRYEVMDHLGYFCTESSEHLAEYVPWFIKDGRQDLIEEFSIPLDEYPTRCVEQVANWKEQAKTLTDGRDIEVTRSHEFAADLMNAIATNTPYMAYGNLPNTGQIPQLPLGAAVETPCLVDSNGVQPSVVSDIPPQLIALMRTQINVQELTVRALTEQNPEYIYHAAMMDPHTAAELDLRQIRNLVTDLLTAHNDWLPDWCRPARAA; translated from the coding sequence ATGACCAAAATTACCTTTATCGGTGCCGGGTCCACAATATTCATGCAGAACATCGTTGGGGATGCTCTGTTGACCCCTGCGCTGGCCGACAGTCACTTTGCGCTTATGGATATCGATCCCGAGCGCCTGGCGGAAAGCGAAACCGTTGCGCGCTCCATGATCCGTTCGGTCGGGGCCGGGGCGACCGTCTCGACCCATACCGACCGCCGCGCGGCGCTGGACGGGGCCGATTTCGTCATCACCGCGTTTCAGGTCGGGGGGTACAAGCCTTGCACAATCACCGATTTTGAGATCCCCAAACAGTATGGCTTGCGTCAAACCATCGCTGATACGCTGGGTGTCGGAGGGATCATGCGAGGTCTGCGCACGGTTCCGGTGCTTTGGGATGTCGCAGGGGACATGATGCAACTCTGCCCCAACGCGACGTTGCTGCAATACGTAAATCCGATGGCCATCAACACCTGGGCACTGGCCGAACGCTTCCCGACCCTGAAGCATGTGGGCCTTTGCCACTCGGTTCAAAACACGGTCGAGGAACTGGCCCACGATCTGGATCTGCCAAAGGATGAATTCCGCTACAAAGTCGCGGGCGTCAATCACGTCGCATTCTTTCTGAAACTGGAACATCAGGGCCGCAACCTGTATCCCGCACTGCGGCAGGGCTATCACGCGGGGAAATTCCCCAAGGCGCCGCTGCTGATGCCGCGCTGCCCCAACAAGGTGCGCTACGAGGTGATGGATCACCTGGGCTATTTCTGCACAGAAAGCTCGGAACACCTTGCCGAATACGTACCGTGGTTCATCAAGGACGGGCGGCAGGACCTGATCGAGGAATTCTCCATCCCGTTGGACGAATACCCCACCCGCTGCGTGGAACAGGTCGCGAACTGGAAGGAACAGGCCAAGACCCTGACCGACGGGCGCGACATCGAGGTGACCCGCAGCCACGAATTCGCCGCCGACCTGATGAACGCGATCGCTACGAACACGCCTTACATGGCCTATGGCAACCTGCCCAACACCGGCCAGATCCCGCAACTGCCCTTGGGTGCAGCGGTCGAAACCCCCTGCCTGGTCGACAGCAACGGCGTGCAGCCTTCTGTCGTGTCCGACATCCCGCCGCAGTTGATTGCCCTGATGCGCACGCAGATCAATGTACAGGAACTGACTGTTCGGGCCCTGACAGAACAGAACCCCGAATATATTTACCACGCCGCGATGATGGATCCGCACACCGCCGCCGAACTGGACCTGCGCCAGATCCGCAACCTTGTCACGGATCTGCTGACGGCCCATAACGATTGGCTGCCCGACTGGTGCCGCCCGGCCCGTGCCGCCTGA
- a CDS encoding 2-dehydro-3-deoxygalactonokinase: MNTEWIAVDWGTSHLRAWAMQGATALDHAQSDKGMAHVGPDGFQAALLDLIENWLPGAPVDVVACGMVGARQGWVEAPYSTVPSDPLPDVPIRVPGSDPRIRAFVIPGLKQTTPPDVMRGEETQIAGFLGARQNWDGVICLPGTHTKWVQVSAGEVVSFRTFMTGELFDLLCGQSVLRHSVGPGWDEIAFAEAVADTLSKPEQLAARLFNLRAADLLQGQAKATARARLSGMLIGAELAATRPYWLGQQLAIIGAEGVSQTYATALQRQGAFVETANATEATLAGLALARNMTRQTA, from the coding sequence ATGAATACTGAATGGATCGCCGTCGACTGGGGAACATCTCATTTACGGGCCTGGGCCATGCAGGGTGCGACTGCGCTGGACCATGCGCAATCCGACAAGGGCATGGCGCATGTCGGACCTGACGGGTTTCAAGCCGCCCTGCTGGATCTGATAGAAAACTGGTTGCCCGGCGCGCCGGTGGATGTGGTCGCCTGCGGAATGGTCGGCGCACGACAGGGCTGGGTGGAAGCCCCATATTCGACGGTGCCGTCGGACCCCTTGCCGGATGTCCCGATCCGCGTTCCCGGATCAGACCCGCGTATCCGGGCCTTTGTCATACCCGGTCTGAAACAGACAACCCCGCCGGATGTGATGAGGGGTGAGGAAACCCAGATTGCCGGATTTCTGGGCGCGCGTCAGAATTGGGACGGCGTCATCTGCCTGCCCGGAACCCATACGAAATGGGTTCAGGTAAGCGCTGGCGAGGTTGTAAGCTTTCGTACCTTCATGACGGGTGAGTTGTTCGACCTGCTGTGTGGTCAGTCCGTGCTGCGACACTCTGTAGGTCCGGGCTGGGACGAAATCGCCTTCGCCGAGGCGGTTGCGGATACGTTGTCAAAACCCGAACAATTGGCTGCCCGTCTTTTCAACCTCCGAGCGGCGGACTTGCTGCAAGGCCAGGCCAAAGCCACCGCACGCGCGCGCCTTTCCGGAATGTTGATCGGAGCCGAACTGGCCGCGACACGGCCCTATTGGCTGGGGCAGCAACTGGCCATTATCGGAGCGGAAGGCGTGTCGCAGACATATGCAACAGCCCTGCAACGGCAAGGTGCATTCGTAGAAACCGCGAACGCCACCGAGGCAACTCTGGCCGGGCTTGCGCTGGCCCGAAACATGACAAGGCAAACCGCATGA
- a CDS encoding carbohydrate ABC transporter permease encodes MTVAADASEQESWFHRNQQRIAPWLFLAPGMLFFLVYVIIPVFQSFNLSLYEWDGLGAAEYVGFRNYEDLYWEWVDRDAFYISMKNNLIWLILYLAAIPAGLFIALFLNQTVWGIRLYKSLFFFPFVISQVVVGLVFTWFYDPTFGLLNEFLGFFGLGPVNVLGDERFVTYGIIFAGLWPQTAYCMILYLTGLNAVDPEQIEAGRLDGAKGWKMLWHIIIPQLRPATFIAFVVTIIGALRSFDLISIMTQGGPFGSSRVLAYYMFEVALSEYGFRMGYGAAIAVILFLIMLCFIAYFLWSMYREEKGR; translated from the coding sequence ATGACAGTTGCAGCCGACGCCTCGGAACAGGAAAGCTGGTTCCATCGCAACCAACAACGTATCGCACCCTGGCTGTTTCTAGCCCCCGGGATGCTGTTCTTTTTGGTCTATGTGATTATCCCGGTATTCCAGTCCTTCAACCTGTCACTTTACGAGTGGGACGGCCTGGGCGCTGCGGAATATGTCGGCTTTCGCAATTACGAGGACCTCTATTGGGAATGGGTAGACCGAGATGCGTTCTACATCTCGATGAAGAACAATCTGATCTGGCTGATCCTGTACCTGGCAGCGATTCCGGCAGGTTTGTTCATCGCCCTGTTCCTGAATCAGACAGTTTGGGGCATCCGCCTGTATAAGTCCCTGTTTTTCTTTCCTTTCGTGATTTCTCAGGTCGTGGTGGGGCTCGTGTTCACCTGGTTCTACGATCCGACGTTCGGGTTGCTGAACGAATTCCTCGGCTTCTTCGGCCTCGGCCCGGTAAACGTGTTGGGCGATGAGCGTTTCGTGACCTATGGCATCATCTTCGCCGGCCTCTGGCCACAAACCGCCTATTGCATGATCCTGTACCTGACCGGTCTGAACGCTGTGGACCCGGAGCAGATCGAAGCAGGACGCCTGGACGGGGCCAAGGGTTGGAAGATGCTCTGGCACATCATTATCCCGCAACTGCGGCCTGCAACCTTCATCGCGTTCGTCGTGACCATCATCGGCGCATTGCGATCTTTCGACCTGATCTCGATCATGACACAAGGCGGCCCCTTCGGATCCTCCCGAGTGCTGGCCTATTACATGTTCGAGGTCGCCCTGTCCGAATACGGCTTCCGCATGGGTTATGGCGCGGCCATCGCCGTGATCCTTTTCCTGATCATGCTGTGCTTCATCGCCTATTTCCTGTGGTCGATGTACCGTGAAGAGAAGGGGCGCTGA
- a CDS encoding 2-dehydro-3-deoxy-6-phosphogalactonate aldolase, whose protein sequence is MSRPIIAILRGLQPHEAKAVGRAIIDAGIDRIEVPLNSPDPLDSIGILVDAFGNQALIGAGTVLTVDQVDAVSAAGGKLIVSPNYDAEVIKRSVALGLQSWPGVYTPTEAFAALKAGATGLKLFPGVMAGPAGLAALRPVLPIGSLVFAVGGAGPENFGQWIKAGADGFGIGSALYKPGMDVAEIAERARHIVTAYDEVAG, encoded by the coding sequence ATGAGCCGTCCCATCATCGCCATATTGCGGGGCTTGCAACCGCACGAAGCCAAAGCCGTTGGCCGCGCCATTATCGATGCCGGCATCGACCGGATCGAAGTACCGCTCAATTCTCCGGACCCGCTCGACAGTATCGGGATTTTGGTTGATGCGTTTGGAAACCAGGCCCTGATCGGCGCGGGTACTGTTTTGACAGTCGATCAGGTGGACGCTGTGTCGGCTGCCGGAGGCAAGTTGATCGTATCACCCAACTATGACGCCGAGGTCATCAAGCGTTCAGTCGCGTTGGGCTTGCAAAGCTGGCCGGGGGTTTACACCCCGACCGAAGCTTTTGCGGCCCTCAAGGCCGGGGCCACCGGGTTGAAGCTGTTCCCGGGGGTGATGGCTGGTCCGGCGGGTTTGGCCGCGTTGCGCCCGGTTTTGCCCATAGGCTCGCTTGTTTTTGCCGTTGGAGGTGCCGGGCCCGAGAATTTCGGGCAATGGATCAAAGCGGGCGCAGATGGCTTTGGGATAGGCTCTGCACTTTACAAACCCGGGATGGATGTCGCCGAAATCGCCGAGCGCGCCCGACACATCGTAACGGCCTATGACGAGGTCGCCGGATGA